A window of Marmota flaviventris isolate mMarFla1 chromosome 11, mMarFla1.hap1, whole genome shotgun sequence genomic DNA:
ATTCATCATTTCCTCTATGGAAACTGAAATACTCACGTTCTACTGCCCCGTTCAGATAATTTGCTCATGCTACCTGTGTTCCATGACAACGTTGGCGTGAGCAAGGGAGCTAAGTAGTTTCTCCTGGTTCCTCCAGAGCAGCCTAAGAAGCCCAGCCAAGAATGGGGAAACACAGAGGAGTGACTCAAACACGCTTCTTTATCTGACTTTCAACCTCAAACCAGTCATTTGTACCATATTTACCTGATGGTCCCGATGGTATCTCAGTGGTACGCTCATTCAAGCACCGATGTGGATCAAAGGTGATGGTGATCAAGTTCTTCCAGTACTGAGTCATCTTTTTTGACCTTTTGATTCTGACTTTGAAGAGGAGTAAGCTATTTTGTTAAGTACCCACAAGCCCAGAACCTCAGCAGTCCTGCATTGCCCTGGATATTCAAAGTGTAAAAAGATTAACTTGTGCATTCTCGACTCTTTCCCCAACCTCAGTAGCTTATGCAgatcaaattacatttttaaaaagttaacagcAGGTGACTCATCTAAGAGCATGGAAAAACAAGCTCTTTTTCAACATTGGTAgaaaagagtgagaaaaaggCACTGCAGAGACAGAGGCCAAGGATcttctcccctgcctcctcctcctccttttcttcctcttcctccccctccaccTTCCTGGAGGTATGAAGCCACCGGTTACAAATATCTGTCATTTTCCAACTTGTTTCCTTGAATTTGGGTTTTGTGTTGCTTTTCAACATATTGTCAGAACTTCTTGTAAAGTATGAACTCGGACCCACTTTGGCAGAGGCCAAGCAATGTGTCCAGGGATTGATGCACGTCATCTTAACCATGTCTGTGACAGAGACCCACAGTTCAGTTCACTTCCTGGTAGTTCTGCCCTCGCGCTCTCCACATTTAATTTTGCAGAACACAAAAGACAACTAACTTTCCACTTTGGACCTACTCTTACCTGGTGCTGCTGCTCCCCGTGTTTGTCCTCACTGATTACGTCCGCTACAAGCCGGTCATCGTCTTACAGGGGATAAGCTTCATCGTCACCTGGCTGCTGCTCCTGTTTGGCCAAGGAGTGAAGATCATGCAGCTTGTTGAATTTGTCTATGGTCTGGTCTCGGCCACCGAGGTGGCCTACTATGCCTACATCTACAGTGTGGTCAGCCCAGAGCACTACCAGAAGGTGAGCGGCTACTGTCGGAGTGTCACGCTGATGGCCTACACAGCGGCCTCGGTGCTGGCCCAGCTCCTGGTTTCCCTGGCAAACGTGTCCTACTTCCACCTCAACGTCACCACCTTGGCCTCTGTCTCCGTGGCTTTCTTCTTCTCACTCTTTCTGCCAATGCCCAAGAAGAGCATGTTTTTCCACGCAAAACCCAGCAAACCAGCTCCTCAGAAGACACCAGGACAGACTGCTGTCCTAGAGGAAGCCCATAGAGGTGACGAAGCAGCCCACCAAGAAGCAGGCACCCTTTCCAGGCATGGGGAGGAGAGCCAGCCCAGCAGCCCCAAGCCCAGACATGAGGCTTTGAGGAGCTGCGTGCAGTGGTTCCAGGATCTGCGGGAGTGCTACTCCTCCAAGCATCTTTTCTGCTGGTCCCTGTGGTGGGCTCTTTCCACAGCGGGTTTTAACCAGGTTTTGAACTATGTGCAGATCCTGTGGGATGACAAGGCCCCATCCCAAGATTCCTCCATCTATAATGGAGCAGTAGAAGCCCTTGAAACCTTGGGGAGTTGGTATGCAAGACTTTATCTTATCCATGTGCAGAAAATGTGCATAATATATGTAGCTGAGATACtccatggttaaaaaaataaaataaaaaaataaaaacggttAGGCTATTTGGAAATAACTGTAATGAGTGTATCTTGGTGATGTGGAGCCCTGAGAAGAGAAAGCTCATGAGACCTCCGATTATAAGACCTAAGGTTAGGAAGAGTATACAGCATGTGGTTAATGTGACATATTTACTATTTATACGGAAGAGGACTACTGAATCAATGGGAAAAAAACGCTGTCTCAAGTTTTTATCCATGTTCTATCACTTCCCAAGTGGGCAAGTCAATTAAAACTCCAGTTTAATCCATTCTGTTCTCCTAAAAGGCCAGAACAATACTGGCTAGCTTCCTTCATAAGATTACTTTTAAGACCAAAAGGGATCTTCATGTAAAGGTAATTGTACATTGTAAGGTCGGTCTTAAGTGAAAAACAgagtttttgttaatttttaatacaaaatgaattattaagCATTTGAACTGTAATCTTGGATAACACCGTGGTATTGATTTCAACACTGAATACTAgattgtttggaaaaaaaataagacttcagTTACAAAATTCAAAAGAGGCAGCTAATGTCATGAAAGACTGATGAAGCTCTACCTTTCCCTAAAGACATCAGTGACAAGGTAGCATCCTACTGACCAAATGTGGCCTGTCCTCGGACAGCTGGAGGTTTCCGATTGAACCATCAAGACCCTTTCCTTCCTCTAGTCTTTCACTAACTCTAGTCTTTAGCTGTCATTTGCAAGCTGTTGACATGAGGTGGGCAAACTGAGCCATGGCACACACTACAGTGTGCAGTGCACCCTGTAGAAAAACAGCAACAATATGTGACaagaattgtgaaaaataataataaacagaaaaagattTGTGGCTTATAGTCCAAAGTGATAGGGGACAGAGAGATGTGAACAGAAGGTTAAGGGAATATTTCTGTAACTGGACTCACTGTGCTGACCcctacatgctttcttttctaagaagcaTTTTAAGCAGTCTtgcctggcttaagtggacatgatatgtcacattcctcagcaaactacctgttatctacaagagaaatgcaggccccaaaTAATGTCGATAAAAGAAACCCAAGTTGCCCTGAAGGGGGAGACTTTGTGACCCTTTTCATAGACCAGATCCCAAGACTcggggagataaggataattcctcctaaccaaaaaatctgtaagaattcgTAGtaaagaatccaattagaacaaTTCAGCATGGACCAAAATAACCTAGGGTtgccatggcagtggggacttggaaGTGTGATGTCACCTTGCTGCCAGTCAAATCTCAAGAGGTGGACCTAGCTGGGActttctggaaatttctctggGATCCTTAATAAAACTGGGGTGCAGGAGAGGCCCACTGTCCCTCTCctttctgagaggacccactctttcccttgagagtgtccctttCTTTTGTCCTGTCCTTTCAATAGGCTCAGTTCTATTACTCTGAGCAAcgtgtctgaaatctttctgatttgatTGAAAAATCAGGGTTGGCAGTGGGTAGGGGGATCTTTgaactgcctcagtttcctggaagggCCCAGGTCTGTAACAAAAGCATAAATTGGCCCTGTACCAATTATAGATCTTGAACAATTCAGTGGGGTTGCTGACCAAggtcttatttccttccttttttccttccttcctttttttctgtttcagaggATCTaatccaggaccttgcatatgctaggcaagtgctttaccactgagcagtACTCCCAATCTGACCAATATTTAAATCAAAGTTTCAGGTAAGACTGTGTAAGATAGGGTGGGTGGGTGAGGGGGTAATGTAAGGAGCATATCAGCTCACAAGGATGCATTCCATCTAGTGAAAATTCTGTTCACATCCAAATACATGTGATGGGCAGTATATAAATTTTTCCCCCAGAATATAGCCAAAGAGATTTGGCTaacatatttcaaagaatttcaaATCAATAACTTTAATAAT
This region includes:
- the LOC114097858 gene encoding thiamine transporter 2-like encodes the protein MTCCQTSPSHSWLYPIVILCLFGFFSMMKPSEPFIIVYLTGLDKNLKTQKTTNFPLWTYSYLVLLLPVFVLTDYVRYKPVIVLQGISFIVTWLLLLFGQGVKIMQLVEFVYGLVSATEVAYYAYIYSVVSPEHYQKVSGYCRSVTLMAYTAASVLAQLLVSLANVSYFHLNVTTLASVSVAFFFSLFLPMPKKSMFFHAKPSKPAPQKTPGQTAVLEEAHRGDEAAHQEAGTLSRHGEESQPSSPKPRHEALRSCVQWFQDLRECYSSKHLFCWSLWWALSTAGFNQVLNYVQILWDDKAPSQDSSIYNGAVEALETLGSCRIPQFADRRFGVENRV